In the genome of Actinomycetota bacterium, one region contains:
- a CDS encoding chorismate synthase, whose product MFRYLTAGESHGPALSVIVDGMPSGVPIETKFIADELARRRLGFGRGPRMKIEQDNLELLSGVRFGLSLASPISLVIRNSEWSKWERVMSPEGHQAGNVLTEPRPGHADLVGMQKYGFEDARNVLERSSARETAARVGAGALAKLFL is encoded by the coding sequence GCAGGCGAGTCCCACGGCCCAGCGCTCAGCGTCATCGTCGACGGAATGCCTTCCGGCGTGCCCATCGAGACCAAGTTCATTGCCGATGAGCTGGCCCGCCGTCGCCTCGGGTTCGGGCGCGGCCCACGCATGAAGATCGAGCAGGACAACCTCGAGCTGCTCTCCGGTGTTCGCTTCGGCCTCAGCCTCGCCAGTCCCATCTCCCTGGTCATCCGCAACTCCGAGTGGTCCAAGTGGGAGCGGGTTATGTCCCCCGAAGGCCACCAGGCCGGCAACGTCCTGACCGAGCCGCGCCCCGGCCACGCCGACCTGGTCGGCATGCAGAAGTACGGCTTTGAGGACGCCCGCAACGTCCTGGAGCGCTCCAGCGCCCGGGAGACCGCCGCCCGCGTCGGAGCCGGCGCCCTCGCCAAGCTCTTCCTT